A region of Caldibacillus debilis DSM 16016 DNA encodes the following proteins:
- a CDS encoding SDR family oxidoreductase, giving the protein MKEKTALITGGAAGIGKMTAELLAEKGFHIVINYRKSEEKARKLAEEIQRKHRVKAAAVKGDVASMEDCRRIYEQAISLTGRVDVLIHNAGPYIRERRKMADYSLDEWLYLVNGNLNAVFYLTKLCLPAMRENRWGRIITMGFDRAETAAGWPERSAFAAAKSAVASLTKTLSREEAEYGITVNMVSPGDIEGDWKEKRIGEAMGHPDPGTPVGRPGTGEDVARVISFLCGEESDFITGAVISVTGGKDVLGKGKGK; this is encoded by the coding sequence ATGAAGGAAAAAACGGCGTTGATCACCGGGGGTGCGGCGGGGATCGGCAAGATGACGGCGGAACTTCTCGCGGAAAAAGGGTTCCATATCGTCATCAATTACCGCAAAAGCGAGGAAAAAGCCCGGAAGCTCGCGGAAGAGATTCAAAGGAAGCACCGCGTCAAGGCCGCCGCCGTCAAAGGGGACGTGGCCTCGATGGAGGATTGCCGGAGGATTTACGAACAGGCCATCTCCCTGACCGGGCGCGTGGACGTTCTCATCCATAATGCCGGCCCCTATATCCGCGAACGGAGAAAAATGGCGGATTACAGCCTGGACGAATGGCTGTACCTCGTGAACGGCAATTTGAACGCGGTCTTTTATTTGACGAAACTCTGCCTGCCCGCCATGCGGGAAAACAGATGGGGACGGATCATCACCATGGGATTCGACCGGGCGGAAACGGCGGCGGGGTGGCCGGAGAGGTCGGCCTTTGCGGCGGCGAAAAGCGCCGTTGCTTCGCTGACGAAAACGCTGAGCCGGGAAGAAGCGGAATACGGGATTACCGTGAACATGGTCTCACCCGGGGACATTGAAGGGGATTGGAAGGAAAAACGAATCGGGGAAGCGATGGGGCACCCCGATCCCGGCACCCCGGTCGGAAGGCCGGGGACGGGGGAAGATGTGGCCAGGGTGATTTCTTTTTTGTGCGGGGAAGAATCCGATTTTATCACCGGAGCGGTCATTTCCGTAACGGGCGGCAAAGATGTCCTCGGAAAAGGGAAGGGGAAATGA
- a CDS encoding MATE family efflux transporter: MHPTKNRKEKFRLFVAIFSPIFVTQVAMSLMGFFNASMSGNVASADLAGVAIGNSLWSPVYTGLSGILVAVTPTVSQLVGAGREREVPKTVQQGILAAFFISMSLIAAGALSLEKILNLMDLEEEVKRTAHDYLVSLSFGIVPLLVYNVLRYFIDALGQTKTTMIITLLSVPINVFFNYLFIFGKFGFPKLGGVGAGVASAITYWIICLIAILLITRIRPFSRYGIFRAFYGIHFPVLKELFRVGIPIGMAIFFETSIFAAITLLMSQYDTATVASYQAAANFTTILYMFPLSISMSLTILVAYEVGADRLRDAGQYSRLGILTALILAFLNAVILYVFRYPIASLYTNEERVLEITARFLLFAIGFQFSDAIQASVQGALRGYKDVNASFITTFVAYWVIGLPAGYLLAGYGGMGPDGYWIGIISGLTAGAVGLSARLFYIQKIKYGGAFVKGERR, from the coding sequence ATGCACCCGACAAAAAATAGAAAAGAGAAATTCCGGTTGTTTGTTGCCATCTTCAGCCCCATTTTCGTCACCCAAGTCGCCATGTCCCTGATGGGCTTTTTTAATGCGTCCATGTCCGGAAATGTCGCCTCGGCGGATTTGGCCGGCGTCGCCATCGGAAATTCCCTCTGGAGCCCGGTTTACACCGGTTTGAGCGGGATCCTCGTGGCCGTCACGCCCACCGTTTCCCAGCTCGTGGGCGCAGGCAGGGAAAGGGAAGTCCCCAAAACGGTCCAGCAGGGCATATTGGCCGCTTTTTTTATTTCCATGTCGCTGATTGCCGCCGGGGCGCTGAGCCTGGAAAAGATATTAAACCTGATGGACCTGGAAGAAGAGGTAAAACGGACGGCGCATGATTATCTCGTTTCCTTGTCCTTCGGCATCGTCCCGCTGCTCGTTTACAACGTGCTCCGCTACTTTATCGACGCCCTCGGCCAGACGAAGACGACGATGATCATCACCCTTTTGTCGGTCCCGATCAATGTCTTCTTCAATTATTTGTTCATCTTCGGCAAATTCGGTTTCCCGAAGCTGGGCGGGGTCGGCGCCGGCGTGGCGTCGGCGATCACCTATTGGATCATTTGCCTCATCGCCATCCTCCTGATCACACGGATAAGGCCCTTTTCCCGGTACGGGATTTTCCGGGCCTTTTACGGGATCCATTTCCCCGTTTTAAAGGAACTTTTCCGCGTCGGGATCCCGATCGGGATGGCCATCTTTTTTGAAACGAGCATATTTGCGGCGATCACCCTGCTCATGAGCCAGTACGATACGGCCACCGTCGCTTCCTACCAGGCGGCGGCCAATTTCACGACGATCCTGTACATGTTCCCCCTCAGCATTTCCATGTCGTTGACGATATTGGTGGCCTATGAAGTCGGGGCCGACCGGCTCCGGGACGCCGGGCAATACAGCCGGCTCGGCATACTGACCGCCCTTATCCTGGCCTTCCTGAACGCGGTCATCCTGTACGTCTTCCGGTATCCGATCGCTTCCCTGTACACGAATGAAGAAAGGGTGTTGGAAATTACCGCCCGCTTTTTGCTGTTCGCCATCGGCTTCCAGTTTTCCGACGCGATTCAGGCCTCCGTGCAAGGGGCGTTGCGCGGCTATAAGGACGTGAACGCCAGCTTCATCACCACTTTTGTCGCCTATTGGGTCATCGGGCTCCCGGCCGGTTATCTCCTTGCCGGGTACGGCGGCATGGGCCCTGACGGCTATTGGATCGGGATCATTTCCGGATTGACCGCCGGCGCCGTCGGGCTGTCGGCGCGCCTGTTCTATATCCAGAAAATAAAATACGGCGGAGCGTTCGTAAAAGGGGAAAGACGATGA
- a CDS encoding GNAT family N-acetyltransferase, producing the protein MLKKRDLQDCQALYSLIVHPDVFPYVRHKPGSFEEYLFITKQMIEAEERGEVISRTILDEWGQPIGTISLYDIADKAGFLGTWLGKPYHGKGYNRSAKEDFFNEIFFDYEIENVYLRIKKENIRSIKAAEKLPYTVKIGGGEKQMRLGPEQEGNYELYVVRKDAYNLYHKKNGFPYGGQLPPLEA; encoded by the coding sequence ATGCTCAAAAAAAGGGATTTGCAAGATTGCCAAGCCCTATATTCATTGATCGTCCACCCGGATGTTTTCCCCTATGTCCGCCATAAACCCGGGTCCTTTGAAGAATATTTGTTTATCACCAAGCAAATGATCGAGGCGGAAGAACGGGGGGAAGTGATTTCCAGAACGATCCTCGATGAATGGGGGCAGCCGATCGGCACCATTTCCCTCTACGACATTGCCGATAAGGCGGGATTTTTGGGCACTTGGCTCGGCAAACCCTACCACGGGAAAGGGTATAACCGTTCCGCCAAGGAGGACTTTTTCAACGAAATCTTTTTTGATTACGAGATTGAAAATGTCTATTTACGGATAAAGAAGGAAAATATCCGTTCGATCAAAGCGGCCGAAAAGCTTCCCTACACCGTAAAGATCGGCGGCGGGGAAAAACAGATGCGCCTCGGACCGGAACAGGAAGGAAATTACGAGCTGTACGTCGTACGGAAGGACGCCTACAACTTGTACCATAAAAAGAACGGTTTTCCGTACGGGGGGCAGCTGCCCCCGCTGGAAGCCTGA